Proteins co-encoded in one Flavobacterium sp. M31R6 genomic window:
- the fumC gene encoding class II fumarate hydratase has protein sequence MKYRIEKDTMGEVQVPSDRYWGAQTERSRNNFKIGSPASMPKAIIEGFAYLKKAAAYTNCELGVLHVEKRDYIALVCDEILAGQLSEEFPLVIWQTGSGTQSNMNVNEVIANRAQVLKRLSITEDEPFIKANDDVNKSQSSNDTFPTAMHIAAYKTIVENTIPNVEKLRDTLHKKATQFHSVVKIGRTHLMDATPLTLGQEISGYVAQLHNGLKAVKNTLGHLSQIALGGTAVGTGLNTPKGYDIKVAEYITQFTGHPFVTAPNKFEALAAHDAIVETHGALKQLAVSLNKIANDIRMLASGPRSGIGEIMIPENEPGSSIMPGKVNPTQCEALTMVCAQVIGNDMAITVGGMQGQYELNVFKPMMAANFLQSAELLGDACHSFDIHCAQGIEPNYKRIQELVNNSLMLVTALNTKIGYYKSAEIAQTAHKNGTTLKEEAVRLGYVTPEEFDEWVKPEDMV, from the coding sequence ATGAAATATAGAATCGAGAAAGACACTATGGGCGAAGTCCAAGTCCCCTCAGACAGATACTGGGGAGCACAAACTGAACGCTCCCGAAACAATTTCAAGATTGGGTCGCCGGCATCCATGCCAAAAGCTATAATTGAAGGTTTTGCCTACCTCAAAAAAGCAGCCGCCTATACCAATTGTGAATTGGGTGTTTTACACGTCGAGAAACGAGATTACATTGCTTTGGTTTGTGATGAAATTCTGGCTGGACAACTTTCTGAGGAATTTCCGCTTGTGATTTGGCAAACGGGTTCTGGTACGCAAAGCAACATGAATGTCAACGAAGTAATTGCCAATCGTGCTCAGGTACTTAAAAGATTAAGCATTACAGAAGATGAGCCTTTTATCAAAGCCAATGATGATGTCAATAAATCGCAATCGTCCAATGATACTTTTCCAACCGCAATGCATATTGCAGCCTATAAAACAATAGTGGAAAATACTATTCCGAATGTCGAAAAATTAAGAGATACACTTCACAAAAAGGCAACTCAATTTCATTCCGTAGTCAAAATTGGCCGTACCCATTTGATGGATGCCACTCCCCTTACTTTGGGACAAGAAATTTCGGGTTATGTGGCGCAATTGCATAATGGTTTGAAAGCGGTTAAGAACACATTGGGACACTTATCCCAAATCGCTTTGGGAGGAACTGCTGTGGGTACAGGATTGAATACACCAAAAGGATATGACATAAAAGTTGCTGAATATATCACCCAATTTACGGGGCATCCTTTTGTCACTGCACCCAATAAATTTGAAGCGCTGGCAGCTCACGATGCCATTGTAGAAACCCACGGCGCACTCAAACAATTGGCCGTTTCTTTAAATAAAATTGCTAATGATATCCGAATGTTAGCTTCAGGGCCACGCTCTGGAATTGGTGAAATAATGATACCCGAAAACGAACCAGGCTCTTCTATCATGCCTGGAAAAGTAAACCCAACACAATGCGAGGCGCTGACCATGGTTTGTGCCCAAGTGATAGGAAATGATATGGCCATTACCGTAGGCGGTATGCAAGGTCAATATGAATTGAATGTTTTCAAACCGATGATGGCTGCCAACTTTCTGCAATCGGCGGAATTGCTGGGTGACGCTTGTCATTCATTCGACATACATTGTGCTCAAGGAATTGAACCAAACTACAAACGTATTCAAGAATTGGTCAATAATTCATTGATGCTGGTTACGGCTCTGAATACTAAAATTGGCTATTATAAATCGGCTGAAATTGCCCAAACGGCACACAAAAATGGCACCACCCTCAAAGAAGAGGCTGTGAGGCTAGGATATGTGACTCCCGAAGAATTTGATGAATGGGTAAAACCGGAGGATATGGTTTGA
- a CDS encoding NAD(P)-dependent oxidoreductase, giving the protein MKFGIIKERKNPPDRRVVFSPNELAKIKQLYHDCTIKVESSDIRIFTDAQYQSMGIEVANDVSDCDVLFGVKEVPVENLIPNKAYFFFSHTIKKQPYNRKLLQAILEKNIDLYDHETIIDSHNRRLIGFGRYAGIVGTYNAFRAFGLKFELFKMPKAETLSGKDALIAHLRRLVLPPLKIVVTGTGKVGNGAKEILDAMKIKEVTPDNYLTKNYTQAVYTQIDVLDYNKRKDGQVLDYIDFHENPSEYLSDFERFTKVSDIYIAGHFYGNGAPVILSREMLQANDCKIKVVADVSCDVNGPVACTLRSSTIAEPLYGYLPSENKEVDVFHPAAIVVMAVDNLPCELPKDASEGFGEMFSEHVIPAFFNGDKDGILKRAKMTEKGKLTERFSYLQDYVDGK; this is encoded by the coding sequence ATGAAGTTCGGAATCATAAAAGAAAGGAAAAATCCACCCGATAGAAGAGTTGTTTTCTCACCCAATGAATTGGCAAAAATAAAGCAACTGTATCATGATTGTACTATAAAAGTAGAAAGCTCGGATATTCGTATTTTTACCGATGCCCAATACCAAAGCATGGGAATTGAAGTTGCCAATGATGTAAGTGATTGTGACGTTCTTTTTGGGGTAAAAGAAGTACCGGTTGAGAACTTGATTCCTAATAAAGCCTATTTCTTTTTTTCACATACGATTAAAAAACAACCGTATAACAGAAAGCTGTTGCAAGCTATTTTGGAGAAAAATATTGACTTGTATGACCATGAAACCATTATAGATTCACACAATCGTAGATTAATAGGTTTTGGAAGATATGCCGGAATTGTGGGCACTTACAATGCTTTCCGTGCGTTCGGTTTAAAATTTGAATTGTTTAAAATGCCAAAAGCCGAAACGCTTTCAGGCAAAGATGCATTGATTGCCCATTTAAGAAGATTGGTTTTGCCTCCTTTAAAAATTGTGGTAACAGGAACTGGAAAAGTGGGAAATGGTGCCAAAGAAATTTTGGATGCCATGAAAATCAAAGAAGTCACACCAGATAATTATTTGACTAAAAATTACACCCAAGCAGTGTACACTCAAATAGATGTTTTGGATTATAATAAAAGAAAAGACGGTCAAGTACTTGATTATATTGATTTTCACGAAAATCCTTCGGAATATCTTTCTGATTTTGAACGATTCACCAAAGTTTCAGATATTTACATTGCGGGTCATTTTTATGGCAACGGAGCTCCTGTAATCTTGAGTCGAGAAATGCTTCAGGCAAATGATTGCAAGATAAAAGTTGTGGCTGATGTTTCCTGTGATGTCAACGGACCTGTAGCTTGTACGTTGCGTTCTTCGACCATTGCAGAACCTTTATACGGTTATTTGCCTAGCGAAAACAAAGAAGTAGATGTTTTTCATCCTGCTGCAATTGTTGTTATGGCGGTAGATAATTTGCCTTGCGAATTGCCAAAAGACGCCAGTGAAGGTTTTGGCGAAATGTTTTCAGAACACGTTATTCCTGCCTTTTTTAACGGAGATAAAGACGGTATACTTAAACGAGCCAAAATGACCGAAAAGGGAAAACTAACCGAGCGTTTTAGTTATTTACAAGATTATGTTGATGGAAAATAA
- a CDS encoding serine hydrolase, translating into MNYTKKAIILNLLLLNVIVSSCKKDTKQIEKAELKDADLPKNVLPKMKPLVNETKLTADYIAEKHRQIDSFYNRNWPNNSMNGGFLVAKNGQIIYEKYEGYANLRDKTPITSTTPIHIASVSKVLTATAVLKLVNAKRIDLDQKVTDFLKEFPYPDVTVRMLLDHRSGMRSYAYFTDRDKSVWDRHNTLTNQDILTIMGTKNIGLEQRTGTRFAYCNTNYAMLALIIEKVTKMSYRDAMAEIIFKPLGMTNTFVLDFDKDKHNVAPSYKANRVEIGIDYLDKIYGDKNIYSTPRDLLKFDRARNSPSFLEPELLAQVYTGYSNERKGTKNYGLGIRMINWENGKNFYFHNGWWHGFTSSYIPLKDENVTIIALSNKFTRNTYAVRKLSVIFGDYPFKVADE; encoded by the coding sequence ATGAATTATACAAAAAAGGCGATTATACTAAATTTACTGCTCCTAAACGTAATAGTGAGCTCCTGTAAAAAAGACACTAAACAGATAGAAAAAGCGGAATTAAAAGATGCCGATCTTCCGAAAAATGTATTGCCAAAAATGAAACCTTTGGTGAATGAAACGAAACTCACCGCTGATTATATAGCCGAAAAACATAGACAAATAGATTCTTTTTACAATAGAAACTGGCCTAATAACAGTATGAATGGTGGTTTTCTTGTTGCCAAAAATGGTCAGATTATCTACGAAAAATATGAAGGCTATGCCAACCTAAGGGACAAAACTCCCATAACGAGCACTACTCCTATTCATATCGCATCAGTGAGTAAAGTACTTACGGCTACGGCTGTTCTAAAATTGGTCAATGCCAAAAGAATTGACCTTGATCAAAAAGTCACTGATTTCCTTAAAGAATTTCCCTATCCGGATGTTACAGTAAGAATGCTATTAGACCATAGAAGTGGTATGCGCAGTTATGCCTATTTTACGGATCGCGATAAAAGTGTTTGGGACAGGCACAATACGTTGACCAACCAAGACATATTGACCATAATGGGAACCAAAAATATTGGGTTGGAACAAAGAACGGGTACCCGATTTGCCTATTGCAATACTAATTATGCGATGCTGGCTCTAATTATCGAAAAAGTAACCAAGATGTCTTATAGAGATGCAATGGCTGAAATCATTTTCAAACCACTAGGGATGACCAATACTTTTGTCCTGGATTTTGACAAAGACAAACATAACGTAGCTCCATCGTATAAAGCCAATAGGGTAGAAATTGGGATTGATTATCTTGACAAAATCTATGGCGATAAGAACATCTACTCCACTCCCCGCGACTTATTGAAATTTGACAGAGCAAGGAATTCACCATCGTTTTTGGAACCTGAATTATTGGCACAAGTGTATACTGGGTACAGCAACGAACGAAAAGGAACCAAAAATTACGGATTGGGTATTCGAATGATCAATTGGGAAAATGGGAAAAATTTCTATTTTCATAACGGTTGGTGGCACGGTTTTACATCGTCGTACATTCCTTTAAAAGACGAAAATGTAACTATAATTGCTTTGTCCAATAAATTTACAAGAAACACTTATGCGGTTCGAAAACTCTCTGTGATATTTGGTGATTATCCATTTAAAGTGGCAGATGAATAA
- a CDS encoding GEVED domain-containing protein — protein MKKKYFTKKGWFRVLFVFCLGISVQAQTYTSWKVGSTTDKVTTTTGGVLLDGGKESNDNAFRWFLGKAGGGDVVVIRASGANGHNDYFYSQLGVTLNSVETILIDTRAKASLAEIATKIRNAEALFIAGGNQYDYISYWKDTPVEDAINYLINTKKVPVGGSSAGCAIQGKYYFTAATTSVLSADALANPYNSGVTIGVNDFISHPILNNVITDTHYDNPDRRGRQTTFLARMWKDQGAGLNAKGIGIYENAAVCIDQNGIAKIFAPATTNFAYFYQIESNSTPETVTSGSPLTWNNSGKGVKIVKIAGDPTGTTSFDLHNWITTSGSNAAWGNIKVINGTLTETLGGTPPSGNSCATPSGITTSAITNISATVSWTATAATNYTVRYKTAAASTWTTLSNTTATSVSLTGLALGTAYNVEIVGNCTSGASTSGTSTFTTTGGSTVSYCTSKGNSSSSEWIKKVVFGTINNLSNDNGGYADFTTQSTAITKGVSKTLTLTPGYSATRSLYWKVYIDYNNNGLFTDSGEEVYSIFSSATLSPSITVPTTAVTGSIRMRIIVSYNSINSPCGTYNYGETEDYTLNISSTAKMASQAGKILADSNDGVKKLPAKIEIYPNPAREDFNISFSSEVNEKVTVKVYNIQGREEKSFVIDATAGENRFRNNTAGLSNGQYVVKVIKSNEISTTKLIIVN, from the coding sequence ATGAAAAAAAAATATTTTACTAAAAAAGGTTGGTTCCGTGTTCTCTTTGTTTTTTGTTTAGGAATAAGTGTTCAAGCACAAACATACACAAGTTGGAAAGTAGGTAGTACTACAGATAAAGTGACGACAACTACAGGAGGAGTTCTTCTTGATGGAGGTAAAGAATCGAATGATAATGCTTTTCGTTGGTTTTTAGGCAAAGCTGGTGGAGGCGATGTGGTTGTTATTCGTGCTAGTGGTGCAAATGGTCATAATGATTATTTCTATTCTCAATTAGGAGTTACTCTTAACTCAGTAGAAACAATATTAATAGATACAAGAGCTAAAGCAAGTCTTGCCGAAATTGCTACTAAAATTAGAAATGCTGAAGCTTTATTTATTGCTGGAGGAAATCAATATGATTATATTTCTTATTGGAAAGATACTCCTGTTGAAGATGCTATAAATTATTTGATTAACACTAAGAAAGTACCAGTAGGAGGATCAAGTGCAGGATGTGCTATTCAAGGAAAGTATTATTTTACTGCCGCCACTACTAGTGTTCTTTCTGCAGATGCTCTTGCAAATCCGTATAATTCGGGTGTAACAATTGGGGTTAATGATTTTATAAGCCATCCCATTTTAAACAATGTTATTACTGATACTCATTATGATAATCCAGATAGAAGAGGACGTCAAACTACTTTTTTAGCTAGAATGTGGAAAGATCAAGGGGCTGGATTGAATGCCAAAGGGATTGGTATTTATGAGAATGCTGCGGTTTGTATTGATCAAAACGGGATTGCCAAAATATTCGCTCCTGCAACAACTAACTTTGCTTATTTTTATCAAATAGAATCCAATTCAACTCCTGAAACCGTAACTTCGGGTTCGCCTTTAACTTGGAATAATAGCGGAAAAGGGGTTAAAATTGTTAAGATTGCCGGAGACCCAACCGGGACAACTTCTTTCGATTTACATAATTGGATTACAACTTCAGGATCCAATGCCGCTTGGGGAAATATTAAAGTGATTAATGGAACTTTGACAGAAACACTTGGGGGAACTCCGCCTAGTGGGAATTCCTGTGCAACTCCCTCTGGAATAACTACAAGTGCAATTACTAATATAAGTGCAACGGTCTCTTGGACAGCTACAGCTGCGACAAACTATACCGTTCGTTACAAAACGGCCGCAGCTTCAACTTGGACAACATTGTCAAATACAACTGCTACTTCCGTATCGCTTACTGGACTTGCATTAGGTACTGCTTATAATGTTGAAATTGTTGGAAATTGTACGTCAGGAGCTTCTACATCAGGAACATCTACATTCACAACAACTGGAGGTTCTACAGTAAGTTATTGTACTTCCAAGGGGAATAGTTCATCCAGTGAATGGATTAAGAAAGTTGTTTTTGGAACTATAAATAATTTAAGTAATGATAATGGAGGTTATGCCGATTTTACAACTCAATCTACTGCAATTACTAAAGGAGTGTCCAAAACTTTGACATTAACACCTGGATATAGCGCTACAAGAAGTTTGTATTGGAAAGTTTATATTGATTACAATAACAATGGTTTATTTACAGATTCCGGCGAAGAAGTGTATTCAATATTCAGTAGTGCGACTTTGAGCCCCAGTATTACTGTTCCAACAACAGCGGTAACAGGTTCCATTAGAATGCGAATTATAGTGAGTTATAACTCTATCAATTCTCCTTGTGGTACTTATAATTATGGAGAAACAGAGGATTATACTTTGAATATTTCGTCTACAGCAAAAATGGCGTCTCAAGCAGGTAAAATTCTTGCCGATTCAAATGATGGAGTAAAAAAACTTCCAGCTAAAATTGAAATATATCCAAATCCGGCTAGAGAAGATTTTAATATTTCGTTTAGTAGTGAAGTAAATGAAAAAGTAACCGTAAAAGTATACAACATTCAAGGGCGAGAAGAAAAATCTTTTGTAATTGATGCTACTGCTGGAGAAAACCGATTCAGAAACAATACCGCCGGATTAAGCAATGGTCAATATGTTGTAAAAGTGATTAAATCCAACGAGATTTCAACTACTAAATTAATAATAGTCAATTAG